From Selenomonas ruminantium AC2024, a single genomic window includes:
- a CDS encoding TIGR01212 family radical SAM protein (This family includes YhcC from E. coli K-12, an uncharacterized radical SAM protein.), which translates to MEQTIYRAFSDYLKDRYGEKVYKLPIALPVTCPNRDGTCGNGGAGCTFCGEIGTGYENLPASMTITEQMEANRAHIVPKYKAKKFIPYLQNFSNTYTTPEKLAAWVDEAGAPEDVVAVYIATRPDCVSDEHLAVLQAQKEKHNIDICVELGLQSTNVHTLVEINRGHTLAELIDAILRIKKFGLQSCVHLILNLPWDDELDVIEDAKILSALGVDQVKLHALYIVKGTAMAKDYEAGKIKMITLPEYEDRVIKFLEHLSPEIVLQRIIGRAPEENTLFSNWHTGWWKIRDHIINVMRQEGRYQGRLCDYLNGKAVRKFC; encoded by the coding sequence ATGGAACAGACAATATATCGGGCATTTTCCGATTATCTAAAAGACCGCTACGGCGAGAAGGTCTATAAACTGCCGATAGCACTGCCTGTGACCTGTCCGAATCGGGACGGCACTTGTGGAAATGGCGGGGCAGGCTGTACGTTTTGCGGGGAGATTGGCACGGGCTATGAGAACCTGCCCGCGTCGATGACGATTACGGAGCAGATGGAGGCCAACAGGGCGCATATTGTGCCGAAGTACAAGGCGAAGAAGTTTATTCCCTATCTGCAGAATTTCAGCAACACCTACACCACGCCGGAAAAATTGGCGGCCTGGGTGGATGAAGCCGGGGCGCCGGAGGATGTAGTGGCGGTTTATATTGCCACCCGTCCCGACTGTGTAAGTGACGAGCATCTGGCAGTTCTGCAGGCACAGAAGGAGAAGCACAATATTGACATTTGCGTGGAACTGGGGCTGCAGAGTACCAATGTTCACACACTTGTGGAGATTAACCGCGGTCATACGTTGGCTGAACTTATCGATGCCATTTTGCGCATTAAGAAATTCGGCCTGCAGTCCTGCGTCCATCTGATTCTCAATCTTCCCTGGGATGATGAGCTGGACGTGATTGAGGATGCCAAGATTTTGTCGGCTTTAGGCGTTGACCAGGTGAAGCTGCATGCCCTCTACATCGTCAAGGGCACAGCCATGGCCAAAGACTATGAAGCGGGCAAAATCAAAATGATTACCCTGCCGGAGTATGAGGATAGGGTCATAAAGTTTTTGGAACATCTGTCGCCGGAGATTGTCCTGCAGCGGATTATCGGCCGGGCGCCGGAGGAGAACACGCTCTTTTCCAACTGGCACACGGGCTGGTGGAAAATCCGCGACCATATCATCAACGTGATGCGGCAGGAGGGGCGCTATCAGGGACGGCTCTGCGATTATCTGAACGGCAAGGCCGTGCGTAAATTTTGTTAA